One window of the Planctomycetia bacterium genome contains the following:
- a CDS encoding C69 family dipeptidase — MCDTLVIVRKDKVWFAKNSDRDPNEAQALDWQPAQNHAPGSTLQCTHISIPQVIHTHAVLLSRPFWMWGAEMGANEHGVCIGNEAVFTNQPYRATGLTGMDLVRLGLERSRTAQEALDVIIQLLQLHGQGGGCGYDHPAFTYHNSFLIADTETAFVLETAGDKWVSEKIQGVRSISNGLSIPSFAQKYQDKIRTRVARAAIRQSRTCHLGQQVSKTDDLFAILRDHGHDGLKYSWISGALSGPCAHAGGMLAATQTTASWVSELSSKGCRHWATATSNPCLSIFKPVSVAMPLEIGSWPQHLPASDCYWWRHERLFRVGMPVNSAYQIERDQIELRLMLESQPSVEAFNQAEEWILQQPFQKQVNLPWYVKWYWQKQNKKAGCLHPA; from the coding sequence ATGTGCGATACGCTGGTGATTGTCCGCAAGGACAAAGTGTGGTTCGCCAAGAATTCTGACCGCGATCCTAATGAAGCGCAGGCCCTGGATTGGCAGCCAGCTCAAAATCATGCCCCTGGCAGTACACTGCAGTGCACACATATTTCCATTCCGCAAGTCATCCACACACATGCGGTTTTGTTAAGCAGGCCATTTTGGATGTGGGGGGCGGAGATGGGGGCCAATGAACACGGCGTGTGCATTGGTAATGAAGCGGTCTTTACTAACCAGCCCTATCGAGCAACAGGTCTGACGGGTATGGATCTGGTCAGGCTGGGATTGGAACGATCCCGAACCGCTCAGGAAGCGCTCGATGTCATCATCCAGTTATTGCAACTACATGGACAGGGAGGGGGCTGTGGATACGACCACCCTGCCTTCACCTATCACAACAGTTTTCTGATTGCAGATACGGAAACAGCTTTTGTGTTGGAAACTGCAGGTGATAAGTGGGTATCAGAGAAGATTCAAGGCGTCAGGTCCATCTCAAACGGTTTGAGTATTCCGTCCTTTGCACAGAAATATCAGGATAAAATCCGTACCAGAGTTGCCCGGGCAGCCATCAGGCAGAGTCGAACCTGTCACTTGGGGCAGCAGGTAAGCAAAACAGATGATCTCTTTGCAATACTGAGAGATCATGGCCATGATGGCTTAAAATATTCGTGGATCAGTGGCGCCCTGTCAGGTCCTTGTGCACATGCAGGCGGAATGCTGGCAGCAACACAAACAACAGCTTCCTGGGTATCTGAACTGTCATCCAAGGGTTGCAGGCACTGGGCGACTGCAACTTCCAACCCATGCCTTTCCATCTTCAAGCCTGTTTCAGTGGCAATGCCTTTAGAAATAGGCTCCTGGCCACAACATCTTCCCGCATCGGATTGTTATTGGTGGCGACATGAGCGACTTTTTCGAGTTGGGATGCCTGTAAACTCAGCGTATCAAATCGAGCGGGATCAGATTGAACTTAGATTGATGCTGGAAAGTCAGCCTTCGGTGGAAGCTTTCAATCAGGCGGAAGAATGGATTCTTCAACAGCCATTCCAGAAGCAGGTGAATTTGCCCTGGTATGTGAAATGGTACTGGCAGAAACAAAACAAAAAAGCTGGATGCTTGCATCCAGCTTAA
- a CDS encoding penicillin acylase family protein has translation MKRTFSLTLLGMTIAVLGLSLQETSKAYADKSADKSAESRWAKLASQVTIARDAYGVPHVNGKTDAATVFGFVYAQAEDYFWQIEDNYLRALGRASEVYGEKSLPDDLLNRALELTTISKKEYELSSPKTKEMIQASADGLNYFLATHPNVKPRVITQFEPWHALAFRRFALYQLFIYNKSGLRSVDVLQALKSFQPAKASNLELKPEVMAAIEAEQSEAALHATHVGSNMWAIRPEKSETGKPMLFINPHQPFFGAGQWYEGHLMSDEGWNLLGACFFGSPCPTIGYNGHIAWSHTVNDPDIVDLYQITLKPDQPDHYQYGDGSKPIQFWEDTVSVKTGTGVTQQKFRFAKTHHGPIVASKNNKLLAVRLAKFESSGGLEEWYNMGKAKSVAEFKEAMKPCEIPMFNAMVADNAGNIFYVYNGAIPKRSLKFDWSKPVDGSNPETEWQGYHAFEELPQLENPKCGFLQNCNQQPLTTTPIASELAAGEVDENPKSNQFPPYMIRERDRDNGRARISRRILKSTNKFDFESWAKAGFNTKVIEAETRVPEVIKEWETLLKNEPERANKLKDAIDQLKQWNFTSTIDSVPMTLFALTYQRAMQMVQKGDMLNSPRIRALESTISELTRNFGTWKVAWGEINRLQRIHGSEIDGQGKGAFRDDKPSLPVAGSPGTFGIVFNFYALPQEGQKRNYGVAGHSYVSVVELSEAPKARTVLQFGQSGDPESPHWFDQAPLYARGEFKHSCYSHQDIAHHCKRPYHPGGVSEQNGQGK, from the coding sequence ATGAAACGAACGTTTTCCCTTACTCTGCTTGGAATGACCATCGCAGTGCTAGGCCTGTCTTTGCAGGAGACAAGTAAGGCCTATGCAGACAAGTCAGCCGACAAAAGCGCTGAGAGCCGATGGGCCAAGCTCGCATCACAGGTTACCATAGCCCGTGACGCATATGGTGTACCGCATGTTAACGGCAAGACAGATGCTGCTACGGTCTTTGGTTTCGTCTATGCCCAGGCTGAAGATTACTTCTGGCAAATTGAAGATAATTATCTCCGTGCCCTGGGAAGAGCATCGGAAGTCTATGGCGAAAAATCATTGCCTGATGACTTACTCAATCGTGCACTGGAACTGACTACCATTTCCAAAAAGGAATATGAACTTTCTTCTCCCAAAACGAAAGAAATGATTCAGGCATCGGCAGACGGTCTGAATTATTTCCTGGCAACGCATCCGAATGTCAAACCCCGGGTGATTACACAATTCGAACCCTGGCATGCTCTTGCCTTCCGACGATTCGCACTCTACCAACTGTTCATTTACAACAAATCCGGTTTGCGGTCAGTTGACGTGCTCCAGGCACTCAAGTCGTTCCAACCGGCGAAAGCATCCAACCTGGAATTGAAACCGGAAGTGATGGCTGCCATTGAAGCGGAGCAAAGCGAGGCTGCCTTGCATGCAACGCATGTTGGTTCGAATATGTGGGCCATCAGGCCGGAAAAGTCCGAAACGGGAAAACCGATGCTGTTCATCAACCCGCATCAACCCTTTTTTGGCGCCGGACAATGGTACGAAGGGCATTTGATGAGCGATGAAGGCTGGAATCTTCTTGGCGCATGCTTCTTTGGTTCCCCTTGCCCCACTATTGGGTACAACGGCCATATTGCCTGGAGTCACACGGTCAACGATCCAGATATTGTTGATCTGTATCAAATAACTTTGAAGCCCGATCAGCCTGATCATTACCAGTATGGTGATGGAAGCAAACCCATCCAGTTCTGGGAAGACACTGTATCGGTCAAGACAGGAACGGGCGTGACACAACAGAAGTTCCGCTTTGCCAAGACACATCACGGTCCGATTGTTGCCAGCAAGAACAACAAACTGCTGGCGGTGCGATTGGCGAAATTCGAAAGCAGTGGCGGGCTGGAAGAATGGTATAACATGGGCAAAGCCAAAAGTGTTGCCGAATTCAAGGAGGCCATGAAGCCTTGCGAAATCCCCATGTTCAATGCCATGGTGGCCGATAATGCCGGAAATATCTTTTATGTTTACAACGGAGCTATCCCCAAACGCTCTTTGAAGTTTGATTGGAGCAAACCCGTTGATGGATCTAACCCGGAAACGGAATGGCAAGGCTATCATGCCTTTGAAGAGTTGCCTCAACTGGAAAATCCCAAATGTGGCTTCCTGCAGAACTGTAATCAACAGCCTTTGACAACGACTCCCATTGCCAGTGAATTAGCAGCGGGAGAAGTTGATGAAAACCCCAAGAGCAATCAGTTCCCGCCATACATGATTCGCGAACGTGATCGCGACAATGGTCGGGCACGTATTTCCCGACGCATTCTCAAGAGCACGAATAAATTTGATTTTGAGTCATGGGCTAAAGCTGGTTTCAATACGAAAGTCATTGAAGCAGAAACACGAGTGCCTGAGGTCATCAAGGAATGGGAAACTCTGTTGAAAAATGAGCCTGAACGCGCTAACAAGCTGAAAGACGCCATTGATCAGCTCAAACAATGGAATTTCACCAGCACAATTGATTCCGTGCCCATGACGCTCTTTGCTTTGACTTATCAACGTGCCATGCAGATGGTACAAAAGGGAGACATGCTGAACTCTCCCCGTATCCGTGCTTTGGAATCAACGATCAGTGAACTGACCAGGAATTTCGGCACCTGGAAAGTTGCCTGGGGGGAAATCAATCGCCTGCAACGTATTCATGGCTCAGAAATCGATGGGCAGGGTAAAGGAGCTTTTCGTGACGATAAACCCAGCTTGCCAGTTGCTGGATCTCCGGGCACCTTCGGCATCGTCTTTAACTTCTATGCCTTACCGCAAGAAGGACAAAAACGGAATTATGGCGTAGCGGGACATTCCTATGTCAGCGTGGTTGAATTGAGTGAAGCGCCCAAAGCCCGAACGGTTTTGCAATTTGGTCAATCTGGAGATCCTGAATCGCCTCACTGGTTTGATCAAGCTCCACTTTACGCCAGGGGCGAATTCAAGCATTCCTGCTATTCTCATCAGGACATAGCCCATCATTGCAAAAGGCCTTATCATCCTGGTGGCGTTTCCGAGCAGAATGGCCAGGGTAAGTAG
- a CDS encoding protein kinase, whose translation MDEQQLEQLAQWEEQLARGEGVPQSSELQPRLVKQLACLKMLDGLRKRNHDTPASKLTRIAPLPTNTVKYQLPCRFGKFDLIRELGRGGFGVVFLARDRVLDNLVALKMPHSHVLTNDELRERFLREARVAAGLQYPHIVTVHEAGEVGPVNYIVYAYCPGITLNEWLRTQKDQAPISTIVEWVACLAEAVAYAHQQGVLHRDLKPSNILLHDNSQQNGSIAVFATCTQTITPKITDFGLAKLAREKTNTATGAILGTPAYMAPEQTSGKNTVGPSVDIHALGVILYELLAGHPPYRGETDIDTLQLVAHQEPLPLRKIRPKLPLDLETICMKCLQKDPALRYAGTRELAEDLRRFLKHEPIHARPVSWIERSWRSIKRHPVVSGLAAALLIAITLGLSGILYQNHHRAVQADATLSWLNKYHELLRNDVQLAQEMINDVRTEKQGREKLIHALNYYDALLRDPQIAPALQLEAARLACQAGHIHFSLGQYKQAISRFQQSISLYESNQTRQNTPVHITLEYAAVYGKLAQVYRNMEKWDLSELIYRQAIRVANQVLTTQPDHIEAMAFICNALTYNGLNLRAQQRKDEAERDYQFAINIIEKALRIQPENSLLLMEQALILDDYGDFLMKSNRIEEARQFITQALELRKQLYQRPDKLLKLPEALARSYWRMGVLSARTNDIVEAEKYYRISIEMNDKLRQDNPGIAGYTHNAAADRYVLGSLLEAHQYFEPAELLYREALQIRKHCASEFPNHEVNYYDYALLHFKLAGLLRKCKRYAEADKQYEEGLLLNEKLIAQQPAKAKNQELYSSQLYQLARQYEQDKLLEKAFDAHQRLLKAREQLVRDFPGVISYQRDLAASFNKLAVMQQQKSLWSASIHSTHSAISIRNEILNHQECTTRDRLFLIQDQLLLGNLLRQTHQLDDGRQQLIRAASMLQKVQQEAMTDTATKLHYAHLLSECGKCLLEVESKLSRELFANALNHYQSIFAQKPDKANRIYLARIHHHLGDAYWHERHDIGLTLHHYLISHLLSPSASPLTVDTTPLIRWCYLRWRSATKTTSKN comes from the coding sequence ATGGATGAACAACAACTCGAACAGTTAGCTCAATGGGAAGAACAGCTTGCGCGGGGTGAAGGTGTTCCTCAATCATCAGAACTCCAGCCCAGGCTAGTCAAGCAACTGGCCTGCTTGAAAATGCTGGATGGGCTGCGCAAACGCAACCATGATACTCCTGCTTCCAAACTGACCAGAATAGCCCCCCTCCCTACCAATACAGTCAAATACCAGTTGCCTTGTCGCTTCGGCAAATTCGACTTGATCCGCGAATTGGGACGTGGTGGCTTCGGAGTGGTATTTCTGGCACGTGATCGAGTACTCGATAATCTTGTCGCGTTGAAAATGCCACATTCCCATGTACTGACAAACGATGAACTACGAGAGAGATTTCTTCGCGAAGCCCGCGTGGCTGCAGGCTTACAATATCCACATATTGTAACTGTGCATGAGGCAGGAGAAGTTGGACCAGTAAACTACATTGTTTACGCTTATTGTCCTGGTATTACGCTCAATGAGTGGTTACGGACACAGAAAGACCAGGCACCTATTTCCACGATTGTGGAATGGGTTGCCTGCCTGGCGGAGGCAGTCGCTTACGCACATCAGCAAGGAGTATTGCATCGCGATCTCAAGCCTTCCAATATACTGTTGCATGATAACAGTCAGCAGAACGGAAGCATTGCGGTTTTCGCAACGTGTACTCAAACGATCACTCCTAAAATCACTGACTTTGGCCTCGCTAAACTTGCACGAGAGAAAACCAATACTGCAACCGGGGCGATTCTTGGCACCCCGGCCTACATGGCACCTGAACAGACATCAGGCAAGAACACCGTAGGCCCATCTGTAGACATCCATGCCCTTGGCGTCATTCTTTATGAACTACTGGCAGGGCATCCACCCTATCGTGGTGAAACAGATATCGATACTTTGCAACTGGTAGCTCACCAGGAACCGTTACCACTGCGAAAGATTCGTCCCAAGCTGCCTCTGGACCTCGAAACCATCTGCATGAAATGCCTTCAGAAAGATCCAGCCTTGCGATATGCGGGAACCAGGGAACTAGCTGAAGATCTCAGACGCTTTCTCAAGCATGAACCCATTCATGCCCGCCCAGTATCATGGATTGAGCGAAGTTGGCGTTCTATTAAACGTCATCCGGTCGTATCGGGGCTGGCGGCAGCACTGCTGATTGCTATTACATTGGGTCTGAGTGGTATTCTCTATCAAAACCATCATCGTGCGGTGCAGGCTGATGCAACTCTTTCCTGGCTGAACAAATATCACGAACTGTTGCGGAATGACGTTCAACTGGCACAGGAGATGATAAATGATGTCCGAACTGAGAAACAAGGCAGAGAGAAACTGATACATGCCTTGAATTATTATGATGCATTGCTGCGCGATCCGCAGATCGCACCAGCATTGCAACTGGAAGCTGCACGATTGGCATGCCAGGCCGGCCATATCCATTTCAGTCTGGGCCAGTACAAGCAGGCTATTTCCAGGTTTCAGCAATCTATTTCGTTATACGAGAGCAACCAGACCAGACAGAATACGCCTGTGCACATCACTCTCGAATACGCTGCAGTATATGGCAAACTGGCTCAAGTCTATCGAAACATGGAAAAATGGGATCTATCAGAATTGATCTATCGGCAGGCGATACGGGTTGCCAACCAGGTACTGACAACACAGCCAGATCATATCGAAGCCATGGCATTTATCTGCAATGCACTAACTTACAATGGACTTAATCTCCGCGCCCAGCAGCGCAAGGATGAGGCTGAGCGTGACTATCAGTTTGCCATTAATATTATTGAGAAAGCTTTGCGGATACAACCGGAAAACAGTCTGCTGCTCATGGAGCAGGCACTGATTCTGGATGATTACGGCGATTTCCTGATGAAATCCAACCGTATCGAGGAGGCACGCCAATTCATTACGCAAGCACTGGAATTGCGAAAACAGCTTTATCAGCGTCCCGACAAGCTACTCAAGTTGCCCGAAGCACTGGCCCGCAGTTACTGGCGAATGGGTGTGCTCTCTGCAAGAACCAATGATATTGTTGAAGCTGAAAAATACTATCGCATTTCTATTGAAATGAATGACAAGCTGCGCCAGGACAATCCGGGGATTGCTGGTTATACGCACAATGCTGCGGCTGACCGCTATGTTCTCGGCTCTCTACTGGAAGCACATCAATATTTTGAACCGGCGGAACTCCTCTACCGGGAAGCACTGCAAATTCGGAAACACTGTGCCTCTGAATTTCCCAATCATGAAGTGAATTATTATGATTATGCACTCCTCCATTTCAAACTTGCCGGACTACTCCGTAAATGCAAGCGGTACGCTGAAGCAGACAAACAATATGAAGAAGGTTTGTTGCTGAACGAAAAGCTGATTGCACAACAGCCAGCAAAAGCAAAAAATCAGGAATTGTATTCTTCACAGCTGTATCAATTAGCCCGGCAATATGAGCAGGATAAATTGCTCGAAAAGGCATTCGATGCTCATCAACGCTTGCTCAAGGCTCGTGAACAACTGGTACGAGATTTCCCCGGAGTGATTTCGTATCAACGGGATCTAGCTGCGAGTTTCAACAAGCTGGCAGTGATGCAGCAGCAGAAATCGCTCTGGTCTGCCTCCATTCATTCCACCCATTCTGCAATTTCAATCAGAAATGAAATTTTAAACCATCAAGAATGCACCACAAGAGACAGATTATTTCTTATCCAGGATCAATTACTTCTTGGCAACTTACTCAGGCAAACTCATCAACTGGATGATGGCAGGCAACAGCTCATTCGTGCAGCTTCCATGTTGCAAAAGGTTCAGCAGGAGGCCATGACGGATACTGCAACAAAGTTACACTATGCACATCTGCTTTCTGAATGCGGAAAGTGCCTGCTCGAGGTTGAGAGTAAACTGTCACGGGAACTGTTTGCTAATGCATTAAATCATTATCAGTCAATCTTTGCCCAAAAGCCTGACAAAGCCAACCGAATATATCTTGCCAGAATCCATCATCATTTGGGGGATGCTTATTGGCATGAACGACACGATATCGGTTTGACTTTGCATCACTACCTAATCAGCCACCTGCTGTCTCCTTCGGCCAGTCCATTAACTGTTGACACTACACCCCTGATTCGCTGGTGTTATCTGCGATGGCGGTCAGCAACGAAAACAACAAGCAAAAATTGA
- a CDS encoding sigma-70 family RNA polymerase sigma factor has translation MSDSSEKLTNWLNHARAGEEAALGEALEACRAYLLHVAERELDAGLRAKGGASDLVQQTFLEAQQDFSRFSGTTEAELLAWLRRMLLNNVANFRRQWVHTAKRSTQREVSIHPADSFAQERSWLDDGSSSPSKQMMAGEQEEALYAAMERLPEDYAQVLRLRYIEGLSFDDVGLKMNRTANAVRKLWARAIEKLQEEMELPP, from the coding sequence ATGAGTGATTCCAGTGAAAAGCTCACCAACTGGTTGAACCATGCCAGGGCAGGGGAAGAAGCTGCACTGGGTGAGGCACTCGAAGCCTGTCGAGCTTATCTGCTGCACGTTGCAGAACGCGAGTTGGATGCAGGCCTCCGAGCCAAAGGCGGTGCATCTGACCTGGTGCAGCAGACTTTTCTGGAAGCCCAACAGGATTTTTCCAGGTTTTCCGGAACAACCGAGGCTGAGTTACTTGCATGGCTTCGGAGAATGTTACTCAATAACGTAGCCAACTTCAGGAGGCAATGGGTACACACAGCCAAACGATCCACACAGCGGGAAGTCTCCATTCATCCTGCCGATTCTTTTGCGCAGGAACGATCCTGGCTGGATGATGGGAGCAGCAGCCCCAGCAAGCAGATGATGGCAGGGGAACAGGAGGAAGCGCTCTATGCTGCCATGGAACGATTGCCTGAAGACTATGCCCAGGTCCTGCGTCTGCGGTACATTGAAGGATTATCGTTCGACGATGTTGGCCTGAAAATGAATCGCACCGCCAATGCCGTGCGCAAACTGTGGGCCAGAGCGATTGAGAAACTGCAGGAAGAAATGGAGCTACCACCGTAA
- a CDS encoding thymidine kinase yields the protein MAKLYFYYSTMNAGKSTSLLQASHNYRERGMKTLLFTAKIDNRAGGRIASRIGFGADALHFDAETSFLDLCNGKKVDCVLVDEAQFLTQYQVKQLAQLVDEFNLPVMCYGLRTDFQGELFPGSAALLAWSDTLVELKTICCCGKKATMVVRVRADGNVERDGAQIEIGGNERYISLCRKHFSESMKTGICIGVNSTPVAG from the coding sequence ATGGCAAAGCTTTATTTTTACTATTCAACTATGAATGCAGGTAAATCCACTTCGTTGCTTCAAGCCAGCCACAATTATCGTGAGCGGGGAATGAAAACTTTGCTGTTTACTGCCAAAATAGATAACCGAGCTGGTGGTCGAATTGCTTCACGTATTGGCTTTGGAGCGGATGCATTGCATTTTGATGCTGAAACGAGCTTTCTCGATCTATGCAACGGGAAGAAGGTGGACTGTGTTCTGGTCGATGAAGCCCAGTTTCTCACACAGTACCAGGTAAAGCAGCTCGCACAATTGGTAGATGAATTCAACCTGCCTGTCATGTGTTATGGTCTACGAACCGATTTTCAGGGCGAGTTGTTTCCCGGCAGTGCTGCACTTCTTGCCTGGTCCGACACTTTGGTGGAGTTAAAAACCATCTGTTGTTGTGGTAAAAAGGCGACCATGGTGGTCAGAGTACGGGCAGATGGAAATGTAGAAAGGGATGGTGCTCAGATAGAAATTGGCGGAAATGAGCGATACATCTCACTGTGTAGAAAACACTTTTCAGAATCCATGAAAACTGGCATTTGTATCGGGGTGAACAGCACACCAGTTGCAGGCTGA
- a CDS encoding histidinol phosphatase — MLILSICCILIGSTNAEPPSRKYSNVERLKLERLTAVHESVTAFKQKRRVIPPIKGFNDYKCIFHAHAEDSTHTGGTLPEMLQEAKKAGIHAIFLSDHFRPPRDFIDGRWRGMKDGVLFVPGSEARGFLLYPSKSILPRMDLKAAELVETVINTEDGLIFLSHIEERPEHSMAGLTGLEIYNRHWDAKRDMASLLSVALKLTDPQSLQELEKALELYPDELFAFQCDYPDVYLKKWDAETLSKRLTGVAANDCHHNQIMLVKILDEKTVLLGTNVDLDKDMRKISVELRPGLKSMMAGKKPGDIVAKIDLDPYHRSFKNSATHILAPSLDETTLRKALKAGHVYVSHDWMCDTTGFQFTLQNGKGEMQAIMGDETKYTPGKRLVAELPAQALVRIIRNGKELQKVEGKVQISIPIDQPGVYRLEAWLKLDDEYRPWIYSNPIYVK, encoded by the coding sequence ATGCTCATCCTTTCAATCTGTTGTATTCTTATTGGCAGCACGAATGCAGAACCCCCTTCTCGCAAGTACTCCAATGTTGAACGATTGAAGTTGGAACGACTTACAGCAGTACATGAAAGTGTGACTGCCTTCAAGCAGAAACGCAGAGTGATTCCTCCGATCAAAGGTTTCAACGACTATAAGTGCATATTCCACGCACATGCAGAAGATTCAACCCACACTGGCGGCACTCTGCCTGAAATGTTGCAGGAAGCCAAAAAAGCTGGCATCCATGCCATCTTCCTGTCTGATCATTTTCGACCACCCAGAGATTTTATCGATGGCAGATGGCGGGGTATGAAGGATGGAGTGTTGTTTGTTCCGGGTTCGGAAGCGCGAGGCTTTCTCCTTTATCCATCGAAATCGATCTTGCCCCGTATGGACTTAAAAGCTGCTGAACTGGTTGAAACCGTTATCAACACGGAAGATGGACTGATCTTCCTGTCGCATATCGAAGAACGGCCTGAACATTCGATGGCTGGTTTAACTGGTCTGGAGATTTACAATCGCCACTGGGATGCCAAGCGGGATATGGCATCACTCCTGAGTGTTGCATTGAAACTGACCGATCCTCAATCACTGCAGGAACTGGAAAAGGCTCTGGAACTTTATCCCGATGAGTTGTTTGCATTTCAATGCGATTATCCAGATGTGTATCTCAAAAAATGGGATGCGGAAACATTGTCGAAGCGATTGACTGGTGTTGCTGCCAATGATTGTCATCATAATCAGATTATGCTCGTCAAAATACTGGATGAGAAGACGGTACTCCTGGGCACCAATGTCGATCTGGACAAGGATATGCGAAAGATCAGTGTCGAACTGCGGCCCGGACTGAAAAGCATGATGGCAGGAAAGAAACCTGGCGACATTGTAGCAAAGATCGATCTCGATCCCTATCACCGTTCATTCAAAAATAGTGCAACGCACATACTTGCCCCCTCTCTCGATGAAACAACATTAAGAAAGGCATTGAAAGCTGGGCATGTCTATGTCTCACACGATTGGATGTGCGATACAACTGGTTTTCAATTCACCCTGCAAAACGGTAAAGGGGAAATGCAAGCCATCATGGGTGATGAAACTAAATATACGCCTGGCAAACGGCTGGTGGCTGAATTGCCTGCACAAGCATTAGTTAGAATCATTCGCAATGGAAAAGAACTGCAGAAAGTGGAAGGCAAGGTTCAAATCAGCATCCCGATCGACCAGCCGGGTGTTTACCGTCTGGAAGCCTGGCTGAAGCTCGATGACGAATACAGGCCGTGGATATATTCGAACCCCATCTATGTGAAATAA